The Bubalus bubalis isolate 160015118507 breed Murrah chromosome 18, NDDB_SH_1, whole genome shotgun sequence genome contains a region encoding:
- the C18H19orf33 gene encoding immortalization up-regulated protein, whose amino-acid sequence MEFDLSAAVESTSKKPQGAGKVGDPKHSSPKVQGGSADNLKHHHGHGHGQGSTSDSSSSSSDSENEAKPGSEPHKSASGKVKKPKVKKEKKKKEGKKKASH is encoded by the exons ATGGAGTTCGACCTGTCGGCAG CCGTGGAGTCCACCTCCAAGAAGCCCCAAGGGGCAGGCAAGGTGGGAGACCCCAAGCACAGCTCCCCCAAAGTTCAGGGCGGGTCAGCTGATAACCTAAAG CATCACCACGGCCATGGCCACGGCCAAGGGAGCACCTCAGATTCCAGCAGCAGCTCCAGTGATTCGGAAAATGAGGCGAAG CCCGGCTCGGAGCCACACAAGAGCGCCTCAGGCAAGGTCAAGAAGCccaaggtgaaaaaggagaagaagaagaaggaagggaagaagaaggcTTCCCACTGA